A stretch of DNA from Pseudomonas sp. HN11:
TCGGCGTAAAGGATCAACGACACGTTCATCACCTTGACGTGCAGCTCGCTCGGCTTCTTGCCGTGCAACAAGTGCAGGAAGTGACCACCAATGGAAGGCTCGTCGGTCACGCAATCGATGCGCTTGCCGTCGTGGCTGAAGCGGTACCAGTAGCACATGATCGCCGGGAAGGCGGCGAGCAGGCGGTCGGTGACGTCATGCTGCGCGCTGAAATCTTTCTCGGGCTCGATATTGCCCAGGAACGAGCAACCGGTGCGCATCACGTCCATCGGGTGGGCGTCGGCGGGGATGCGTTCCAGCACTTCCTTCAACGCTTGCGGCAGGTCGCGCAGCTTGCTCAGCCTGTCGCTGTAGGCGGACAGTTCGGCCTTGGTCGGCAGTTCGCCGTACAGCAGCAGATAGGCCACTTCTTCAAACTGCGCATCGGCGGCCAGTTCGCGCACGTCGTAGCCGCGATAGGTCAGGCCGGCGCCGGCCTGGCCGACGGTGGACAGTGCGGTCTGCCCGGCCACCTGGCCACGTAGGCCGGCGCCACTCAGTACTTTTGCTTCAGCCATGTTCTTTCTCCAATCTTGAATTTATTAGGGAGGCCGTTCGTTACTTCTTGGCTGCGAACAGCGCGTCGAGCTTCTGCTCGAAGGTGTGGTAGTCGATGCGATCGTAAAGCTCCATGCGGGTCTGCATGGTGTCGATCACGTTCTGTTGGGTACCGTCGCGACGGATCGCGGTGTAGACGTTTTCGGCGGCCTTGTTCATGGCGCGGAAGGCCGAGAGCGGGTACAGCACGATGGAAACATCGGCAGATTTCAACTGTTCGGTGGTGTACAGCGGGGTAGCGCCAAACTCGGTGATATTAGCCAGGATCGGCGCCTTCACACGGGAGGCGAACAGCTTGTACATCTCAAGTTCGGTGATGGCTTCCGGGAACACCATGTCGGCGCCAGCTTCGATGCAGGCGGCGGCACGTTCCAGGGCAGACTCCAAACCTTCAACGGCCAGGGCATCGGTGCGCGCCATGATCACGAAGCTGTCATCGGTGCGCGCATCCACGGCAGCCTTGATACGGTCGACCATTTCCTGCTGGGACACGATTTCCTTGTTCGGGCGATGACCGCAGCGCTTGGCGCCCACCTGGTCTTCGATGTGGATAGCAGCGGCGCCGAACTTGATCATCGACTTTACAGTGCGCGCCACGTTGAACGCCGAGGAGCCGAACCCGGTGTCGACGTCCACCAGCAGCGGCAGGTCGCAGACGTCGGTGATGCGGCGCACGTCGGTCAGTACGTCGTCCAGGCCGGTGATGCCCAGGTCCGGGACGCCGAGGGAGCCGGCGGCCACACCGCCTCCCGACAGGTAGATCGCCTTGAAACCGGCGCGCTTGGCCAGCAGCGCGTGGTTGGCATTGATCGCACCGACCACTTGCAAAGGGTGCTCGCTGGCGACCGCGTCACGGAAACGCTGGCCTGGAGTCGTCTTATTATTGGAACTCATCATTCACCTCGTGATTGGGCAGTGCCGTCCGGGAAGTGACGGGCAATGTTGCGTTTGGACGCGCCGATATGACGGCGCATCAACAGTTCGGCCAGTTCACCGTCGCGATCGGCAATCGCGTCAAGGATACGGTGGTGTTCGGCAAAGGCCTGGCGTGGACGATTGGGGGTGGCGGAGAACTGGATGCGGTACATGCGCACCAATTGGTACAGCTCGCCGCAGAGCATCTGGGTCAGGGTGCGGTTACCGGCGCCTTGAATTATCCGGTAATGAAAATCGAAGTCGCCCTCTTGCTGGTAATAACCGAGGCCGGCCTGGAAGGCTTCGTCGCGCTCATGCGTGTGCAGCACCTGGCGCAGTTCTTCGATTTCCGCGTCGGTCATGCGCTCGGCAGCCAAGCGACAGGCCATGCCTTCGAGGGATTCACGGATTTCATAGAGTTCAACCAACTCGGCGTGGCTCAATGAAACCACCCGAGCGCCGACATGAGGTACGCGAACCAGCAGGCGCTGGCCTTCCAGACGATGGATCGCTTCGCGCAACGGGCCGCGGCTGATGCCGTAGGTGCGTGCCAGTTCCGGCTCTGAGATCTTGCTGCCGGGGGCGATCTCGCCTTTGACGATGGCGGCCTGGATACGCCGGAAGACGTTCTCGGACATGGTCTGGGAATCGTCTTGCGCCACCACTGGGGATTCCAGCTGATCCAACATATTGTCGACACCTTTAAAAGCAATGTCGCAAAAACTAGCCAATCAGCCCTGGATAGTCAAAGAATAAATCCACATTGTCGACAATCGTCTAATAACTGCTATTGCACTCTAGCGGGGCATGGCCGCCTGCCAGCGCTGGCGCCAAAAAAGCATCATGTTAGAATGCACGCCACTTTTGCCTGACATCGCGAGATGAAACGGCGCACGAGGGAGCTTGCGCAGTAATGCCAGTCGCCTTGAATTGAACATCGCACTGCACCGCCTCGGGATTTATGAGACTCAAGCCCTTCCTTCCATTGATTTGCCTGTTGACCGCACCGAGCCTTGGCGTCGCCGCCGAGAAGACCGTGTATGGCCTCAACGAATACGCCCAGCTGGCCGGTATCGACCTGGAAGTCGCCGCCAAACTGGACACCGGTGCCAAGACCGCTTCCCTCAGTGCCCGTGATATCAAGCGCTTCAAGCGCAACGGCGAATCCTGGGTGCGCTTCTACTTGGCCATCGACACCGCGCATTCCCACCCCATCGAACGCCCCCTGGCCCGCGTCAGCAAGATCAAGCGCCGTGCCGGTGACTACGACCCCGATGAGGACAAGAACTACACCGCCCGTCCGGTGATTGCCCTGGATATCTGCATGGGCACTGCTTTACGCAGCATCGAAGTGAACTTGACTGACCGCAGCGCATTCCAATATCCGCTGTTGATCGGCTCCGAAGCGCTGAAACGCTTTGATGCGCTGGTCGACCCCAGTCTTAAATACGCAGCAGGCAAACCCGCCTGCGCCGCCGACGCTCATACCGCCGAGTAAACCGAATGCGCTCTCTCACCCTGCACCTGAAAATCCTGATCACCATCCTGGTGGTGCTGGGTATTTCGGTCACCGCCTATCAGATCTTCGTGTTGGGGATCCCCGTCACCGAGGACGCCACCGACGACTTGTGGAACATCGACGCCAAGGTCGAGTTCGTCGCCAACCCGAAAGACCCGGTAAAAATCCAGATGTTCGTGCCGCCTCTGAGCCGCGACTTCGTCAGCCTCAACGAGAGTTTCATCTCGAACAATTACGGCGTAAGCGTCAACCGCACCGATGGCAACCGCAAGGTGACCTGGTCGGCACGCCGCGCCAAGGGCAACCAGACCTTGTATTACCGCCTGGTCCTGACCAAGCGGTACAGCGGCGAAAAGATCAAGATCAAGGGTCCGACCTTCCGCGACAGCATTGCCGTGGAAGGCCCGGAAAAGATCGCCGCCGAAGCTTTGCTGGCGCCGATCCGCCAGCACTCGGCCGACGTCGAGACGTTTATCAGTGAAGCCATTAAGCGTACCAACAACCTCAATGACGACAATGTGAAGCTGCTGTTGGCGGGCGACCCTTCCATCCCGCACAAGGCCAAGATCGTCGAGTTGCTGCTGTCCATCGCCCATGTCCCGGTGGAAAAGGTCCATACCATTCGCCTGGTGGCCGACCAGCCGCAAACCCCGGAACTGTGGCTGCGCAGCTTCAATGGCAACGACTGGTTGTACTTCAACCCGGAAACCGGTGAACAAGGCCTGCCCACCGACCGCCTGCTGTGGTGGACCGGTGATGAAAACCTGATCACCGTCGATGGCGGCAAGAAGGCCATGGTGACTTTCAGCCTCAACAACAGCGAGATGAACGCGATTCGCCTGGCCAAGCTGACTGATGAGAACACCGACGCCAACTTCCTCGAATACTCGCTGTACGGCCTGCCGCTGCAAACCCAGCAGACCTTCATGATCATGGTGATGATCCCGATCGGCGTGCTGGTGATTTTGATCCTGCGTAACCTGATCGGCCTGCAGACCCTGGGCACCTTCACCCCGGTGCTGATCGCCCTGGCGTTTCGCGAGACGCAGTTGGGCTTCGGCATTGTGCTGTTTACGGTTATCACGGCGCTGGGGCTGTCCCTCAGGTCGTACCTGGAACACTTGAAATTGCAGATGCTGCCGAGGCTATCGGTGGTGCTGACGTTCGTGGTGGTACTGATCGCGGCTATCAGCCTGTTCAGCCATAAGCTGGGGCTGGAGCGCGGGTTGTCGGTGGCGCTGTTCCCGATGGTAATTTTGACCATGACCATCGAACGCCTGTCGATCACCTGGGAAGAACGCGGCGCCAACCATGCGCTGAAAGTGGCGATTGGTACGCTGTTCGCCGCGTCCCTGGCGCACCTGATCATGAGCGTGCCGGAGCTGGTGTACTTCGTGTTTACCTTTCCGGCGGTCCTGCTGATTCTGGTGGGTTTCATGCTAGCCATGGGGCGTTATCGCGGCTACCGTCTGACCGAGCTGGTGCGTTTCAAAGCCTTCCTGAAGGCTGATCAGTAATGTTCGGCTTCTGGAAGACCTGGAAAGCCCTGGAAGCGCGAGGGATCATGGGCATCAACCGGCGCAATGCCGACTACGTGCTCAAGTACAACAAGCGCAGCCTGTACCCCATCGTGGATGACAAGATCATCACCAAGGAGCGCGCCCTGGCCGCCGGCATTCATGTGCCGGAAATGTACGGGGTGATTTCCACCGAGAAGGAAATCGACAAGCTCGACGACATCATCGGCGGACGCAGCGATTTCGTGATCAAGCCCGCCCAGGGCGCTGGCGGCGACGGCATCCTGGTGGTGGCGGACCGTTTCGAAGGGCGCTATCGCACGGTGTCCGGCAAGATCATCAGCCACGAAGAGATCGAACATCAGATCTCCAGCATCCTCACCGGCTTGTATTCCCTCGGCGGCCACCGTGATCGCGCGCTGATCGAATACCGCGTGGTGCCTGACCAGATCTTCAAGAGCATCAGCTATGAAGGCGTGCCGGACATCCGCATCATCGTGCTGATGGGCTACCCGGTGATGGCCATGCTGCGCTTACCGACCCGGCAGTCGGGCGGCAAGGCCAACCTGCACCAGGGCGCCATCGGCGTGGGTGTGGACCTGGCCACTGGGCTGACCCTGCGCGGCACCTGGCTGAACAACATCATCACCAAACACCCCGACACCACCAACGCGGTGGATGGCGTGCAACTGCCCAACTGGGACGGGTTCATGAAGCTTGCGGCCGGTTGCTATGAGCTTTGCGGGCTGGGATATATCGGCGTGGACATGGTGCTGGATCAGGAGAAAGGCCCGCTGATCCTAGAGCTGAATGCGCGGCCGGGGCTGAATATCCAGATTGCCAATGATTGCGGTTTGACGCTGCGCACTCATGCAGTAGAGGCGCGCCTGCAAGAGCTGAAAGCCGCTGGCGTGACGGAAACGCCGGAAGAGCGGGTGAAGTTCGTGCAGGAAATGTTTGGGCACATTCCGCCTGTAGAAGGGTAGAAAACAGCTTCAAGTTGCAAGCTTTAAGCTGCAAGAATGCGCAACCGTGTTTTAACTTGCAGCTCAAAGCTTGACGCTTGCCGCTGCCGCCAAGGCCCCTCATGTCGACCTGTTCTGTATACCCACTGCCTTACCTGGCCAACCCCGCTGCGTATTTTGCAGCGATTCGCCATGCGCCTGGCGCGGTGCTGCTGGACAGCGGGCGACCGGCAGCCGAACGCGGCCGTTATGACCTGCTGAGCGCCTGGCCGCAAGCGACGTTGACGGTATCGCCCGACGAAAGCGGGAGTGATTTCCTGCAACGTTTGCGGGAAAACCTCACGCAACTGGGCGAAGCAGATCTACCGGCCGGTTTTGAGTTGCCATTTGCCGGCGGGTTGATCGGCTACCTGAGCTATGACTTTGGTCGGCACCTTGAACAAATGCCGCACCTTGCTGCAGATGATCTGCACCTGCCGGATGCGCGTTTCGGGTTGTATGCCTGGGCGTTGATCAGTGATCACCAGACCCAGACCAGCCAGCTTGTGTTTCATCCGGCACTGGCCGAAAGCGAGCAACAACGCTTGATCACCCTGTTCGGCCAGCCGGTGGCCGATAACCCGGCGTCATTCAAGCTTGACGGCCCGATGGCGCCGGACCTCAC
This window harbors:
- a CDS encoding GntR family transcriptional regulator is translated as MLDQLESPVVAQDDSQTMSENVFRRIQAAIVKGEIAPGSKISEPELARTYGISRGPLREAIHRLEGQRLLVRVPHVGARVVSLSHAELVELYEIRESLEGMACRLAAERMTDAEIEELRQVLHTHERDEAFQAGLGYYQQEGDFDFHYRIIQGAGNRTLTQMLCGELYQLVRMYRIQFSATPNRPRQAFAEHHRILDAIADRDGELAELLMRRHIGASKRNIARHFPDGTAQSRGE
- the prpB gene encoding methylisocitrate lyase, whose product is MSSNNKTTPGQRFRDAVASEHPLQVVGAINANHALLAKRAGFKAIYLSGGGVAAGSLGVPDLGITGLDDVLTDVRRITDVCDLPLLVDVDTGFGSSAFNVARTVKSMIKFGAAAIHIEDQVGAKRCGHRPNKEIVSQQEMVDRIKAAVDARTDDSFVIMARTDALAVEGLESALERAAACIEAGADMVFPEAITELEMYKLFASRVKAPILANITEFGATPLYTTEQLKSADVSIVLYPLSAFRAMNKAAENVYTAIRRDGTQQNVIDTMQTRMELYDRIDYHTFEQKLDALFAAKK
- the rloA gene encoding retropepsin-like aspartic peptidase RloA codes for the protein MRLKPFLPLICLLTAPSLGVAAEKTVYGLNEYAQLAGIDLEVAAKLDTGAKTASLSARDIKRFKRNGESWVRFYLAIDTAHSHPIERPLARVSKIKRRAGDYDPDEDKNYTARPVIALDICMGTALRSIEVNLTDRSAFQYPLLIGSEALKRFDALVDPSLKYAAGKPACAADAHTAE
- the rloB gene encoding osmotic stress tolerance membrane protein RloB, whose translation is MRSLTLHLKILITILVVLGISVTAYQIFVLGIPVTEDATDDLWNIDAKVEFVANPKDPVKIQMFVPPLSRDFVSLNESFISNNYGVSVNRTDGNRKVTWSARRAKGNQTLYYRLVLTKRYSGEKIKIKGPTFRDSIAVEGPEKIAAEALLAPIRQHSADVETFISEAIKRTNNLNDDNVKLLLAGDPSIPHKAKIVELLLSIAHVPVEKVHTIRLVADQPQTPELWLRSFNGNDWLYFNPETGEQGLPTDRLLWWTGDENLITVDGGKKAMVTFSLNNSEMNAIRLAKLTDENTDANFLEYSLYGLPLQTQQTFMIMVMIPIGVLVILILRNLIGLQTLGTFTPVLIALAFRETQLGFGIVLFTVITALGLSLRSYLEHLKLQMLPRLSVVLTFVVVLIAAISLFSHKLGLERGLSVALFPMVILTMTIERLSITWEERGANHALKVAIGTLFAASLAHLIMSVPELVYFVFTFPAVLLILVGFMLAMGRYRGYRLTELVRFKAFLKADQ
- a CDS encoding alpha-L-glutamate ligase-like protein, with translation MFGFWKTWKALEARGIMGINRRNADYVLKYNKRSLYPIVDDKIITKERALAAGIHVPEMYGVISTEKEIDKLDDIIGGRSDFVIKPAQGAGGDGILVVADRFEGRYRTVSGKIISHEEIEHQISSILTGLYSLGGHRDRALIEYRVVPDQIFKSISYEGVPDIRIIVLMGYPVMAMLRLPTRQSGGKANLHQGAIGVGVDLATGLTLRGTWLNNIITKHPDTTNAVDGVQLPNWDGFMKLAAGCYELCGLGYIGVDMVLDQEKGPLILELNARPGLNIQIANDCGLTLRTHAVEARLQELKAAGVTETPEERVKFVQEMFGHIPPVEG